GAGAGGGTTCCTCTGCCACTCGTCAGTGAGCTCGACCAGTTCTTCGAGGTCACGCTCGAGATGCTCTGCATCACGGACGCGGAGGGCCGGCTCCTCCGGGTGAACCGGGCGTGGCAGACGGCGCTCGGCTACAGCTGCGACGAACTGAAGGCGCGGCCACTGTTCGGCCTGGTCCACCCGGACGACCGCCAGCGGACGGTAGCCGCGTTCCATGAACTGGCCTCCCAACGCCCGGTCTTCAACTTCCTGAGCCGCCTCGAGCGAAAGGACGGCAGCTTCCGCTGGCTGGAGTGGCGGGCAATTCCGGCGGGCGACCTCAACTACGTGGCCGCCCATGACATCACCGACCGGATGGCGGACGAGGAGGCACTTCGCCTGGCAAAGGCGACGGCCGAGCTGGCCGCCAACGCGAAGCACGAGTTCCTGGCTCGCGTGAGCCACGAGATCCGCACTCCGCTCAACGCAATCGTCGGTCTCGGCCACCTGGTGCTGCGGACGCCGCTCACCACCATGCAGCGCGACTACCTGGCGAAGATTCAGTCCTCCGCTCAGGCCTTGACCGAGCTGGTGAACAGCATCCTGGACTTCTCGAAGATCGAGGCCGGCACGCTGGCGCTGGAGCGGACGACGTTCGCGCTGGACGAGGTGATTGGCGGGATCGTGCTGCAAGCGGCGCCGAATGCCGAAGCGAAGGGTCTGCAGATCGTCGCCCGGACAGCGTCGAACGTGCCACGCGCGCTCATCGGTGACCCGGCCAGGCTGGGCCAGGTGCTCGCCCACCTGCTCGGCAACGCGGTGAAGTTCACCGAGCACGGCCGCATCATCGTGTTCGCCGATCTGGTGAGTCGCGAAACCGACGGCGTACGCCTGCGATTCGCCGTCCGGGACACCGGCGTCGGCATCGCCCCGGAGCAACAGGAGAGCATGTTCGAGCCGTTCACCCAGGGTGACAGCTCGGTCGGCCGTAAGCACGGGGGCACAGGCCTCGGCCTGGCCATCTGCCGACAGCTCGTTGCCCTGATGGGCGGCAACCTGTGCGTGGAGAGCTTCGTCGGGGCGGGCAGCACGTTCTGGTTCACGGCGCCGATGGGCGTTCCGGAGAGCGTCCGGAGCGAAGCGGACCTCACCTCGCCGGTGGTGGAGCGGGATCTGTCCGATGCGCTCATCGACGCGGCCCGGTCCGACGCAGATCGGGCCGCCGCGCGTTCCGACCGGCCGGCGCAAGCCGGTGCCGGGCGCGGTCGGACCTCGCAGGTGTCGGGCGTGCGAGTGTTGCTCGTCGAGGACAACCAGATCAACCAGCGGGTCGAGCGCGAGATGCTCGAGGGGTTGGGCGCGTCGGTGCAGATTGCCACCGACGGGCGGGAGGCCGTGGACGTCGTGATGCGCGTCGGTGAGCGATTCGACGCCGTCCTCATGGATCTGCAGATGCCGGAGATGGATGGCGACGAGGCCACCAGAGTGATACGGCAGAAGCGTCCCGACCTGTTGCTGCCGATCATCGCCGTCACCGCGAACTCCATCGAGTCGGAACGAGCCGCTTGCATCGACGCGGGCATGAACGACTACCTCGCCAAGCCGGTCGATCCCGGGCGTCTCGAGGCGATGCTGAAGCGGTGGGTGACGCCCCACGTCCCGGCGCGGCCGGCAGCCACCGAGGTCGCCGGCGTGTCCGCCGATGTGCCCACGCTCGAGATTGCAGGCGTGAACGCTCCGTCGGCGCTTGGCCGGCTCAACGGCAAGCAGGATCTGCTCGTCCGACTCCTGCGCGGATTCGTCAGCGACCACGGCCGAAGCGCGGCAGAGATTGCGGAGGCCGTCAGTCGCGGCGACCTCGAGACCGCGTCGAAGCTGACGCACGCGCTGAAGGGTGTCGCCGGCACGCTGTCCGCGTTCGAGGTGCTGGGTGCCGCGCGTGCGCTCGAAGCCGGCATCCGTCAGGGCGATCGCCAGGCGATCGACGATCACCTCTCGCGTCTGGCTGCGGCTCTCGACGTGGTGGGCCGGGCGGTTGGCGCCCTCGATGTCGGGGTTCGTCGCACGGTCACACCGACGCCGGAACCGATGCCGGCCGACACGACGCGCGTGGCGGCGCTCCTGGTCGAGTTCGACGCGTTGCTCAGGACGAGACGGTTCTCGGCGCGGAGACAATTCGAGGAACTGAGGCAGCACGTGCCGCAGGCGGATCTGCGCGAGAGCCTCGAGGCCGTGCAACTCTGCCTGGATCGGCTCGACTTTCAGCACGCACGGGAGATGCTGCCCGCAATCGCCCGCACGCTGGGCGTGGAGCTGTCGTGACGGGGAACGAGGGAGGTATGGAAGCCTCACGCCAATCGATTCTCATCGTCGACGACTCGCCGGCCAACCTCGAAGCGCTGCACGAGGTGCTCGGCCCGGACTACGAGTTGCTGTTTGCCACCAGCGGCCAGGAGGCGCTCGAGTTGGCGCGCGAACAGGTGCCGGACCTCATCCTGCTGGACGTGATGATGCCGGGGATGGACGGGTACGAGGCCTGCCGCCAGCTGAAACGGGAGGCTCGCACCGAACGGATCCCGGTGATCTTCGTCACCGCGATGGATCACGAACAGGATGAAGAGCGGGGACTGAACGTCGGCGCGATCGACTACCTGACCAAGCCAATCCGCGCGTGCATCGTGCGGGCCCGCGTGAGGAATCACCTCGAGCTCAAGCGTGCCCGCGACCTCCTGGAAAGCCTGTCGATTACCGACCCGCTGACGGGATTGGCGAATCGGCGGCAGTTCGACGCGGCGCTCGAGACCGAGATTCGCCGCGCGCAGCGCGTCGCCGAACGCCTCGCGCTCCTGATGTGCGACCTCGATTCGTTCAAGCCCTACAACGACCACTACGGCCACGTGGCAGGCGACCGCTGTCTGCAGGACGTCGCGGCGGTGTTCCGGGAGACGTTCAAGCGCGCGGGGGAACTCCCGGCGCGCTACGGCGGCGAGGAGTTCGCGGTCATCCTGCCCGGCGTCACGCCTCGGGAGGCGTGGCAACTGGGCGACCGCATCCGCGCGGCGGTCGAGTCGCGGCAACTGCCGCACCGCGCGTCCGAGGTGTCATCGTGGGTGACGCTGAGCGTCGGCGTGGCGAGCGCGATCGTGACGCCGGACGTGACCGGCGCCTGGCTGGTACATCGGGCCGACCAGGCGCTCTACACGAGCAAGAAGAACGGCCGCAACCGCGTCACTACCGCGGAGACCGACTGGACGATCCCGGCCGCGGCGACATTCTGACCCCTGAGCCTGGCCCCAACCCCAACCCCAACCCTTGATCCCCGCCCCGCAAGCGCCGGTCCCGGCTGCCGTGTCACTTGATTGGCGAGTTGACGATCGGCTTCTTCGGCAACGGCTGCTTGTTCTTCTGCAGGTCGAGTTCCTCGAAGATCAGGCTTGGCGCGATGACCGAGACCAGCGTGGTTGCCCCCGGCATCACCATCGCCCCGCCGAGCATCGACGCCGGCGACTGGCCCTGGTAGTTGAACAGCACCCGCTCCTGCGACGCGCCGAGGATGTCGCGGAACGCCGTGTGCGGGATGTTGCCGAGCGCCAGGCCGCGCACCGCCTCCTCCTTGCCGTCGGGCGTGACCTTCACCGCGCGGACGATCGCCGGGCCCTGCCGATCGCCAGGACGTGCCGTTGACGTTTCCAGCCGCCGCAGGATGTACCCGTGGGTGCGTCCCTGCGTCTTCAGGAGATCGAGGTACTTCGCCTTCAGGCCCGCGGCCGGAATCGCCGTGGCGCTCTCCACGAGGAGCACGCCCGCCTGCGCGCCGCCCTTCCTCCCGTGGCCATTGGACTGCAGCAGGTTCTTCTGCGGCGTCCGCGACGTCAGCATCGTCAGCAACCGGCCGTCCCGAACGAGCGTCACGTCCTCGGCCGCCAGCCCTTCGTCATCAACGGCGTACGCACCGGCGACCGGTTCGGCGCCGAAGCGTTGGACCGA
This DNA window, taken from Vicinamibacterales bacterium, encodes the following:
- a CDS encoding diguanylate cyclase; amino-acid sequence: MEASRQSILIVDDSPANLEALHEVLGPDYELLFATSGQEALELAREQVPDLILLDVMMPGMDGYEACRQLKREARTERIPVIFVTAMDHEQDEERGLNVGAIDYLTKPIRACIVRARVRNHLELKRARDLLESLSITDPLTGLANRRQFDAALETEIRRAQRVAERLALLMCDLDSFKPYNDHYGHVAGDRCLQDVAAVFRETFKRAGELPARYGGEEFAVILPGVTPREAWQLGDRIRAAVESRQLPHRASEVSSWVTLSVGVASAIVTPDVTGAWLVHRADQALYTSKKNGRNRVTTAETDWTIPAAATF
- a CDS encoding ATP-binding protein; the protein is MFNDSNERVPLPLVSELDQFFEVTLEMLCITDAEGRLLRVNRAWQTALGYSCDELKARPLFGLVHPDDRQRTVAAFHELASQRPVFNFLSRLERKDGSFRWLEWRAIPAGDLNYVAAHDITDRMADEEALRLAKATAELAANAKHEFLARVSHEIRTPLNAIVGLGHLVLRTPLTTMQRDYLAKIQSSAQALTELVNSILDFSKIEAGTLALERTTFALDEVIGGIVLQAAPNAEAKGLQIVARTASNVPRALIGDPARLGQVLAHLLGNAVKFTEHGRIIVFADLVSRETDGVRLRFAVRDTGVGIAPEQQESMFEPFTQGDSSVGRKHGGTGLGLAICRQLVALMGGNLCVESFVGAGSTFWFTAPMGVPESVRSEADLTSPVVERDLSDALIDAARSDADRAAARSDRPAQAGAGRGRTSQVSGVRVLLVEDNQINQRVEREMLEGLGASVQIATDGREAVDVVMRVGERFDAVLMDLQMPEMDGDEATRVIRQKRPDLLLPIIAVTANSIESERAACIDAGMNDYLAKPVDPGRLEAMLKRWVTPHVPARPAATEVAGVSADVPTLEIAGVNAPSALGRLNGKQDLLVRLLRGFVSDHGRSAAEIAEAVSRGDLETASKLTHALKGVAGTLSAFEVLGAARALEAGIRQGDRQAIDDHLSRLAAALDVVGRAVGALDVGVRRTVTPTPEPMPADTTRVAALLVEFDALLRTRRFSARRQFEELRQHVPQADLRESLEAVQLCLDRLDFQHAREMLPAIARTLGVELS